From one Enterobacter kobei genomic stretch:
- a CDS encoding DUF2058 domain-containing protein, producing MTKLTLQEQMLKAGLVTSKKMAKVQRTAKKSRVQTREARAAVEENKKAQLERDKQLSEQQKQAALSKEYKAQVKQLIEMNRITISRGNIDFNFTDNNFIKKIAVDKVTQAQLISGRLAIARLMTDSDGESEYAIIPASVADKIAQRDASSIVLNSALSQEAQDEDDPYADFKVPDDLMW from the coding sequence ATGACCAAACTTACCTTACAAGAGCAGATGCTGAAAGCGGGCTTAGTGACCAGCAAAAAAATGGCCAAAGTGCAGCGCACCGCGAAGAAATCCCGTGTGCAGACGCGTGAAGCCAGGGCCGCAGTAGAAGAGAATAAAAAAGCGCAGCTGGAGCGCGATAAGCAGCTGAGCGAGCAGCAAAAACAGGCGGCGTTATCGAAAGAGTACAAAGCCCAGGTCAAACAGCTGATTGAAATGAACCGCATCACCATTTCACGCGGCAATATTGATTTTAACTTTACCGACAATAACTTTATTAAAAAAATCGCCGTCGATAAGGTAACCCAGGCACAGCTGATCAGCGGCCGTCTTGCTATTGCGCGTCTGATGACGGACAGCGACGGCGAAAGTGAATACGCGATCATTCCGGCGAGCGTCGCGGATAAAATTGCGCAGCGGGATGCCAGCAGCATTGTCCTTAACAGCGCATTAAGTCAGGAAGCGCAGGACGAAGACGATCCTTATGCTGATTTTAAAGTTCCTGACGACTTGATGTGGTAA
- a CDS encoding cold-shock protein, protein MAMNGTITTWFKDKGFGFLKDENGDNRYFHVIKVANPELIKKDAAVTFEPTTNNKGLSAYAVKVLPESKYIFIAGERIKLTAIKSYLVYSEEVPVETHIDKENTVLSVGLLMGNIRPKTDIKPGQMRTLKKLAITTFQGETLIFTEDEIDVDATVKMLKV, encoded by the coding sequence ATGGCGATGAACGGAACAATCACAACCTGGTTCAAAGACAAAGGTTTTGGATTTCTCAAAGATGAAAACGGGGATAACCGTTATTTTCATGTGATTAAGGTCGCCAACCCAGAGCTTATCAAGAAAGATGCGGCGGTGACTTTTGAACCCACCACCAATAACAAAGGCCTCTCCGCCTATGCGGTGAAAGTGCTGCCGGAAAGCAAATACATCTTTATTGCCGGTGAGCGCATTAAGCTTACGGCGATCAAATCGTATCTGGTTTACAGCGAAGAAGTACCTGTCGAGACGCATATCGATAAAGAGAACACCGTGCTGTCCGTTGGCCTGCTGATGGGCAACATCCGCCCGAAGACCGATATCAAGCCTGGTCAAATGCGTACGCTGAAAAAGCTGGCGATCACCACCTTCCAGGGTGAGACGTTAATCTTCACGGAAGATGAGATCGACGTGGATGCGACGGTGAAAATGCTTAAGGTTTAA
- a CDS encoding ParE family toxin-like protein: MKYRMVAPGLRAPHGTPPQCCQKALRQVRRFRQGARNYTRLDEKGCGYYKIDLGPFWRLLSRNEGRTWLLLSHERYNSAIRK; this comes from the coding sequence ATGAAATACAGAATGGTTGCGCCGGGCCTGCGGGCTCCCCATGGTACGCCGCCGCAATGCTGTCAAAAGGCGTTACGTCAGGTTCGCCGTTTCCGGCAGGGGGCGCGTAATTACACCCGGCTCGATGAGAAAGGCTGCGGTTACTACAAAATCGATCTCGGCCCGTTCTGGCGTCTGCTGAGTCGCAACGAAGGCCGGACATGGCTTCTTCTCAGCCACGAACGCTATAACAGCGCCATACGGAAATAG
- a CDS encoding sensor domain-containing diguanylate cyclase, giving the protein MSERALSQQIQNLKKHNARLVRLARDARSKLSAALDGTGLCLWQLDIPSGKLIIFNRRWGSMLGYQPKELNAQFEVWKDHLHPDDRQWVLKAFYDHLEGKAPWYEALHRMQHKNGTVTWVLDRGRISERDASGHPLKVTGTLIDMTKEKQYEEQLALLANHDPLTGLANRHALITQFDEHKLAGPLCVAFIDLDNFKHVNDTLGHRSGDELLIQLSRRLRETSPPGTTIGRLGGDEFVLLLPFALADATIHRAAQDLLHAVLTPFDLDNGVGSVGASIGIDEVQPRDNFVEALTRADEAMYHIKHTGKNGVAMGATLISIFPRLIA; this is encoded by the coding sequence ATGTCTGAACGCGCGCTATCGCAGCAGATCCAGAACCTGAAAAAGCACAATGCCCGTCTGGTGAGGCTGGCGCGTGACGCCCGCAGTAAGCTCAGCGCCGCCCTTGACGGCACCGGGCTGTGCCTGTGGCAACTGGATATTCCCAGCGGAAAACTGATCATCTTTAACCGCCGCTGGGGATCGATGCTTGGCTATCAGCCGAAAGAACTCAACGCGCAGTTCGAGGTATGGAAAGATCATCTGCATCCCGACGATCGTCAGTGGGTGCTAAAGGCGTTTTACGATCATCTTGAGGGTAAAGCGCCCTGGTACGAAGCCCTGCACCGCATGCAGCACAAAAACGGCACCGTGACCTGGGTGCTGGATCGCGGGCGGATCAGCGAACGAGACGCCAGCGGTCATCCGCTTAAGGTTACCGGTACGCTCATCGACATGACCAAAGAAAAGCAGTACGAAGAGCAACTGGCGCTGCTGGCGAATCACGATCCGCTTACCGGTCTTGCCAATCGCCACGCGCTGATTACGCAGTTCGACGAGCACAAGCTGGCGGGGCCATTGTGCGTGGCCTTTATCGATCTGGATAACTTTAAGCACGTTAACGACACCCTCGGCCACCGCAGCGGCGATGAACTGCTGATCCAGCTAAGTCGACGGCTGCGGGAAACCAGTCCACCCGGTACGACTATCGGACGGCTCGGCGGCGATGAGTTTGTGCTGTTGCTGCCCTTTGCGCTGGCGGATGCGACGATCCACCGCGCGGCGCAGGATCTGCTCCATGCCGTGCTGACGCCCTTTGATCTGGATAATGGCGTCGGATCGGTGGGCGCATCCATCGGCATAGATGAAGTGCAGCCGCGGGACAATTTTGTGGAAGCCTTAACCCGCGCGGACGAGGCGATGTATCACATCAAGCACACCGGCAAAAATGGCGTGGCGATGGGCGCGACGCTGATCTCCATTTTCCCGCGCCTGATCGCCTGA
- a CDS encoding ParA family protein: MKILPVISPKGGEGKSTFAAYLAGFLADAGLNTLLVDADYSQPTASSIFALEHESPFGLYELLMQMVSDHTQCISQTAIKNLDVIYSNDPDELLPTAMLHAADGRLRLRNILQHPFFNRYDVIIVDSKGATGVMTELSLLSSTGNVMGVVKPILPDVREFIRGSLHMLTRLKTYENYGIRLPDISILVNCIENTLLDREAMDGLAAIINEKHYDASALGNRDVYRLLDTRIEALDIFKLGHVKQQPVHRLEYKTRRKGPAAAVTMHDLASELFPEWQSHFSDVLTREVRHV; the protein is encoded by the coding sequence ATGAAAATACTTCCCGTTATCTCTCCCAAAGGTGGAGAAGGCAAATCCACGTTTGCTGCTTACCTTGCCGGTTTTCTTGCCGATGCCGGCCTGAACACCCTTCTTGTGGATGCAGACTATTCCCAGCCCACAGCCAGCAGTATCTTCGCGCTGGAGCATGAATCCCCTTTCGGTCTCTATGAATTGCTGATGCAGATGGTCAGTGACCATACGCAATGCATTTCGCAGACCGCCATAAAAAATCTCGATGTCATCTACTCTAACGACCCGGACGAACTGTTGCCGACCGCGATGCTCCACGCTGCAGACGGCCGTCTGCGCCTGCGTAACATACTTCAGCATCCTTTCTTTAACCGTTATGACGTCATTATTGTGGATTCGAAAGGCGCAACAGGCGTCATGACCGAGCTTTCCCTCCTTTCCTCTACCGGTAATGTGATGGGCGTTGTTAAACCCATCCTTCCGGATGTCCGTGAATTTATCCGCGGCTCCCTTCATATGCTTACCCGCCTGAAAACCTATGAAAATTACGGTATCCGCCTTCCTGATATTTCCATTCTCGTCAACTGTATCGAAAACACTCTGCTTGACCGTGAAGCAATGGACGGTCTTGCCGCCATCATTAACGAAAAACATTACGACGCCTCTGCGCTGGGCAACCGTGACGTTTATCGTTTACTCGATACCCGTATCGAGGCGCTGGATATTTTCAAACTGGGGCACGTCAAGCAGCAGCCCGTGCATCGTCTGGAATACAAAACACGCCGCAAAGGTCCGGCCGCAGCCGTCACCATGCACGACCTCGCGTCTGAACTGTTCCCCGAGTGGCAGAGCCATTTCAGTGACGTTCTGACCCGGGAGGTGCGTCATGTCTGA
- the yghU gene encoding glutathione-dependent disulfide-bond oxidoreductase — protein sequence MSDNQYQPPKTWTWDKSAGGAFANINRPVSGATHEKALPVGKHPLQLYSLGTPNGQKVTILLEELLEKGVTAAEYDAWLIRIGEGDQFSSGFVEVNPNSKIPALSDHSTTPPTRVFESGSILLYLAEKYGHFLPKDPAGRTEALNWLFWLQGAAPFLGGGFGHFYHYAPVKIEYAINRFTMEAKRQLDVLDQQLAKHKFVAGDEYTIADMAIWPWYGNVVLGTIYDAAEFLDAGSYKNVLRWAKEVAERPGVKRGRIVNRTNGPLNEQLHERHDASDFDTNTEDKRNA from the coding sequence ATGTCAGACAATCAGTATCAGCCACCGAAAACCTGGACGTGGGATAAATCCGCGGGCGGCGCTTTTGCCAACATCAATCGTCCGGTATCCGGCGCGACCCATGAGAAAGCGTTGCCGGTCGGCAAACATCCGCTCCAGCTTTACTCTCTCGGCACGCCGAATGGTCAGAAGGTGACGATTCTGCTGGAAGAACTGCTGGAAAAAGGCGTGACCGCCGCAGAATACGATGCCTGGCTTATCCGCATTGGCGAGGGCGATCAGTTCTCCAGCGGCTTTGTTGAGGTGAACCCGAACTCCAAGATCCCGGCCCTTAGCGATCATTCCACTACCCCACCGACCCGCGTGTTCGAATCCGGATCTATCCTGCTGTATCTGGCGGAAAAATACGGTCACTTCCTGCCGAAAGATCCGGCCGGACGTACCGAAGCGCTGAACTGGCTGTTCTGGTTACAGGGCGCAGCGCCGTTCCTCGGCGGCGGCTTCGGACATTTTTATCACTACGCGCCGGTGAAAATCGAATACGCCATCAATCGCTTTACCATGGAAGCCAAACGTCAGCTCGACGTGCTGGATCAGCAACTGGCGAAGCATAAATTTGTTGCCGGCGATGAATACACTATCGCGGATATGGCGATTTGGCCGTGGTACGGCAATGTGGTGCTCGGCACTATTTATGACGCCGCTGAATTCCTCGATGCGGGCAGCTACAAAAACGTGCTGCGCTGGGCAAAAGAAGTGGCAGAGCGTCCAGGGGTGAAGCGTGGCCGCATCGTCAACCGCACCAACGGGCCGCTGAACGAACAACTGCACGAGCGTCATGACGCCAGCGACTTCGATACCAACACCGAAGACAAGCGCAACGCCTGA
- a CDS encoding DsbA family protein, translating into MSQQPALNAQPLEWGHGPRTFEVFLEPTCPFSVRAFNKLDALLQHVGEDQLTIKIRLQSQPWHMYSGVIVRYILAASTLPDGRDAAHKVMQAVAEHREEFEFTDHCSGPNMDATPNDILARLQRYSGVDASVPFGRADLQTVIKWHCKYARQNGIHVSPTFMVNGLVQPDLGSGDDVSVWAERLFA; encoded by the coding sequence ATGAGTCAGCAACCTGCCCTGAATGCCCAGCCGCTGGAATGGGGCCACGGGCCACGCACCTTTGAAGTCTTCCTTGAACCTACCTGTCCGTTTTCAGTAAGAGCCTTTAATAAGCTGGATGCGCTGTTACAGCATGTCGGCGAAGACCAGCTAACCATCAAAATTCGTTTGCAGTCCCAGCCATGGCATATGTATTCCGGGGTGATTGTTCGTTACATTCTGGCGGCCTCAACGCTGCCGGACGGGCGCGATGCCGCGCATAAGGTGATGCAGGCGGTTGCCGAACATCGTGAAGAGTTTGAATTTACCGACCATTGCAGCGGTCCGAATATGGACGCCACGCCGAACGATATTCTGGCGCGTCTGCAACGCTATAGCGGGGTCGATGCTTCCGTACCCTTTGGGCGGGCGGATCTGCAAACCGTCATAAAATGGCACTGCAAATACGCGCGCCAGAACGGCATTCACGTCTCCCCGACCTTTATGGTTAACGGGCTGGTACAGCCGGATCTGGGCAGCGGCGATGACGTCAGCGTCTGGGCTGAACGCCTTTTTGCCTGA
- the fucR gene encoding L-fucose operon activator, whose amino-acid sequence MKSARQQTILALLAHHDTLTTASLAAQLGISKETLRRDLTALQAQGKIVRHHGRARVIHTRDHDAGEPFVARLKSHYADKADIARHALAWIEEGMCLALDASSTCFLLARQLPDVPLTVFTNSQPVCQEMARRQHVRLICTGGELDRKYRCYMNPTLAPLLKALEIDLFIFSCEGVDAHGNMWDPTEHNAGFKTQLLSRAQQSLLLIDKSKFQRASDVKIGNLSAVTQMITDARR is encoded by the coding sequence ATGAAATCCGCGCGACAGCAAACCATTCTGGCGCTTCTTGCCCATCATGACACCCTGACCACTGCCAGCCTGGCGGCACAGCTCGGCATCAGTAAAGAGACGCTGCGCCGGGATCTTACGGCGTTACAGGCGCAGGGAAAAATTGTGCGTCATCACGGGCGGGCGCGCGTGATCCACACCCGGGATCACGACGCCGGCGAGCCATTTGTCGCCCGGCTGAAAAGCCATTATGCGGATAAAGCCGATATCGCCCGTCATGCGCTGGCATGGATCGAAGAGGGCATGTGCCTGGCGCTGGACGCCAGCTCCACCTGTTTTCTTCTGGCACGGCAGTTGCCGGATGTGCCGCTGACGGTGTTTACCAACAGCCAGCCGGTGTGTCAGGAGATGGCACGTCGCCAGCACGTCAGGCTGATTTGCACCGGCGGCGAGCTGGATCGCAAGTACCGCTGCTACATGAACCCGACGCTCGCCCCTTTACTGAAAGCGCTTGAGATTGACCTGTTTATCTTTTCCTGCGAAGGCGTGGATGCCCACGGCAATATGTGGGATCCAACAGAACATAACGCGGGGTTTAAAACCCAGTTGTTAAGCCGGGCGCAGCAGTCGTTATTGCTGATTGATAAGAGTAAATTTCAGCGCGCCAGCGATGTCAAAATCGGCAATCTGAGCGCAGTGACGCAAATGATCACCGACGCCCGCCGGTAA
- a CDS encoding DUF2857 domain-containing protein, translated as MMNSLSQAANGLLMQLVMDLRSGYLRRCESLGLNREEMQMLQGLSLEELHYLSGSEVSIISVGINHGNLVRMLQQARTEQKRLQRIDRALALGGSIELMANYFGLSSTDVAARRRIAGIDVRPGRGNALGDEENAALWRQWQKSGVEDAESADGLDVMMLAAEQMNVSLTSVWHAVRGWHKTRQPSPARTPVRKTA; from the coding sequence ATGATGAACAGTTTATCTCAGGCTGCAAACGGATTATTGATGCAGCTGGTTATGGATCTCAGAAGTGGCTATCTCCGCCGCTGCGAATCGCTGGGACTGAACCGCGAGGAAATGCAGATGCTGCAGGGGCTCTCGCTCGAAGAGCTTCACTACCTTTCCGGCAGTGAGGTGTCGATCATCAGTGTGGGCATCAATCACGGCAATCTGGTGCGCATGCTACAGCAGGCCCGGACGGAACAGAAACGACTCCAGCGTATCGATCGGGCGCTGGCGCTGGGCGGCTCCATTGAACTGATGGCCAATTACTTCGGGCTCTCCAGTACGGACGTGGCGGCCCGCCGTCGCATTGCCGGTATCGATGTCCGGCCGGGGCGCGGTAACGCACTGGGTGATGAGGAAAACGCCGCCCTGTGGCGTCAGTGGCAAAAGTCCGGCGTTGAAGACGCGGAAAGTGCTGACGGGCTGGACGTAATGATGCTGGCTGCAGAACAGATGAACGTCTCGCTGACGTCGGTCTGGCATGCCGTCCGCGGCTGGCACAAGACCCGGCAGCCTTCTCCGGCCCGAACGCCGGTAAGGAAGACGGCATGA
- a CDS encoding DUF2786 domain-containing protein: MNNSQRQLRLLNLVRKLLKLGRSNSNAHEAGLALQRAQKLMARYGISELDAGLTSVREASSRTAPSDAEKVPEWMVTLVRGVCHAFGCQAYYSWRQTSAGYRRSVTFYGFSEKPEIAAYAFDVLTRQLKDATNSYLKTQSKRLKLATRRARAEQFRDGWVCGVREVISATDISSEEQQVMSHWLESRSMKTVTTRELKACRGADTARYQGYEAGQNARLHQGVSGRGPAAIGYRQD; this comes from the coding sequence ATGAATAACTCACAGCGACAGTTGCGACTGCTGAATCTTGTCAGGAAACTGCTGAAGCTGGGCCGCAGCAACAGTAATGCCCATGAGGCAGGACTGGCCCTGCAGCGTGCCCAGAAGCTGATGGCCAGATACGGTATCAGCGAGCTTGATGCCGGCCTTACATCCGTGCGCGAAGCGTCTTCCCGCACGGCCCCTTCGGATGCTGAAAAAGTTCCGGAATGGATGGTGACCCTTGTCCGGGGCGTCTGTCATGCCTTTGGCTGCCAGGCTTATTACTCATGGCGTCAGACCTCTGCCGGGTATCGCCGTTCGGTAACCTTTTACGGATTCAGTGAAAAACCTGAGATAGCAGCCTATGCCTTTGATGTGCTGACGCGCCAGCTGAAAGATGCCACAAATTCTTATCTCAAAACCCAGAGTAAGCGGCTGAAACTGGCCACACGCCGGGCGAGAGCGGAGCAGTTCCGTGACGGCTGGGTATGTGGGGTGCGTGAGGTGATATCGGCAACTGACATCAGCAGCGAGGAGCAGCAGGTGATGAGTCACTGGCTGGAAAGCCGCAGTATGAAAACAGTCACAACCCGTGAACTGAAAGCCTGCCGCGGGGCGGATACAGCACGTTATCAGGGGTATGAAGCCGGACAAAATGCCCGTCTTCATCAGGGTGTCAGCGGCCGGGGTCCGGCAGCCATTGGTTACCGTCAGGATTAA
- a CDS encoding ParB family protein — protein sequence MSRKSSNVGAAMLQPGRQSQAAGNISVMPAAEMPMVLTLDQLSPNPDNPRTSRNPRYDDIKASIRSRGLDTVPKVTRDPDGEPDMYIFSDGGNTRYQILSELWQETGEDRFFRVHVLFKPWPGRLQCVIGHLAENEVRGELSFIEKAQGIHKARSIYEEQMGKTVSLRQLSELLTREGLPVHYSTVSRMEDALKYLYPWIPDLLESGLGRPQITSLLALRHDAERVWDEFCLISDTGDKSFSDVFGQCCGRFNSPELWSLEMFRDEFIGDLLQALPHPELDYDRWMMELDPKERNRRHHFGEPETVAFPAANKSVNADHALHTTGSDESEGVPLPVSSSRPEVSGGAVTPVPGNASSPSETPINEPPRHEVQPDMYGAAPVISGESGDVSGLVTLSDGYGEENGGEEDNGEDGLLSLLTPEPEVVLQDDAPVSNDSIWHVPAHQDDIEHLQNTAFRLAWELGEVLGCEDEILPQRDKDMSAGYVGAGEVCSEAAAFLLGLTGEAPVLHPAAGVCGLPELFTGGPGEGEAPALTDEDALKLLRLMRVMRRLRELQRGLKYGEDNSDE from the coding sequence ATGAGCCGTAAAAGTTCTAATGTGGGGGCTGCCATGCTGCAGCCCGGACGCCAGTCGCAGGCGGCCGGCAATATCAGCGTCATGCCGGCGGCTGAAATGCCCATGGTCCTGACGCTCGACCAGTTAAGCCCGAATCCTGATAATCCGCGAACATCACGCAATCCGCGTTATGACGATATCAAGGCTTCCATCCGTTCGCGCGGGCTGGACACCGTGCCCAAAGTCACCCGTGACCCGGATGGTGAGCCCGATATGTACATCTTCAGCGACGGGGGTAATACACGTTATCAGATCCTGTCAGAACTGTGGCAGGAAACCGGAGAAGACCGGTTTTTCCGCGTCCATGTGTTGTTCAAGCCGTGGCCGGGACGGCTGCAGTGTGTTATTGGCCATCTGGCAGAGAATGAAGTGCGCGGGGAGCTGAGTTTTATTGAAAAAGCGCAGGGGATCCACAAAGCCCGCTCTATATATGAAGAGCAGATGGGAAAGACGGTTTCGTTGCGTCAGTTGTCAGAGCTACTGACCCGTGAAGGTTTGCCAGTCCATTACTCAACAGTCAGCCGTATGGAAGATGCGCTGAAATATCTTTATCCGTGGATCCCAGACCTGCTTGAGTCCGGGCTTGGCAGGCCACAAATAACGTCACTGCTGGCGCTCCGGCATGATGCGGAACGCGTGTGGGATGAGTTTTGCCTGATTTCAGACACAGGCGACAAATCCTTCAGCGACGTTTTTGGCCAGTGTTGTGGCCGTTTCAACTCCCCGGAACTGTGGTCTCTGGAGATGTTTCGCGATGAATTTATTGGTGATTTACTGCAGGCGTTACCCCATCCGGAACTGGACTATGACCGCTGGATGATGGAACTCGATCCTAAAGAACGCAACCGCAGACATCACTTTGGCGAGCCGGAGACGGTTGCCTTTCCCGCCGCAAACAAGTCTGTTAATGCTGATCACGCCCTGCATACCACAGGCTCAGATGAGAGTGAAGGCGTCCCGCTACCTGTCTCCAGTTCACGTCCTGAGGTCTCAGGAGGGGCTGTAACGCCCGTTCCGGGTAATGCGTCTTCTCCTTCTGAAACACCGATTAATGAGCCCCCTCGGCATGAGGTTCAGCCAGATATGTACGGTGCCGCGCCGGTTATTTCAGGTGAGAGTGGGGATGTTAGCGGGCTGGTTACCCTCTCCGATGGGTACGGAGAAGAGAATGGTGGAGAAGAGGACAATGGGGAGGATGGCCTGCTTTCTCTTTTAACACCAGAACCTGAAGTTGTCCTGCAGGATGACGCGCCGGTGAGTAATGACAGCATCTGGCATGTGCCGGCCCATCAGGACGATATCGAACACCTGCAGAATACCGCTTTTCGTCTGGCATGGGAGCTGGGTGAGGTCCTTGGCTGCGAAGATGAAATTCTTCCTCAACGCGACAAGGACATGTCTGCCGGTTACGTCGGGGCAGGTGAGGTGTGTTCTGAAGCCGCCGCATTTCTGCTGGGCCTGACCGGCGAAGCGCCTGTGCTGCATCCGGCGGCAGGGGTGTGTGGTCTGCCGGAGCTTTTCACCGGCGGCCCGGGTGAGGGGGAAGCACCTGCCCTGACAGATGAAGATGCTCTGAAACTGCTCCGCCTGATGCGCGTTATGCGCCGTCTCCGGGAGCTGCAACGCGGTCTGAAGTACGGGGAGGATAACAGTGATGAATAA
- the dnaB-PI gene encoding SPI-7-type island replicative DNA helicase, protein MSEMMMPCSYEAEQAVLGGLMLDNDRWDEVILQISPEDLFSRPHRMVFRVMAELAGEGLPLDLITITERLENRGDLEQCGGFAYLAEMSKNTPSAANILAYAGVVAEKSRLRQLMTVGNSLLSDVQAPKASSAGILESAEGKLFNIAEQGAMQLNSETGVNEALDKLLTQLESMSASDGLTGTPTGFSELDAMTCGLQPGDLALLAARPSMGKTSLAMAACTAAVSAKPDDHVFVFSLEMPSEQLMMRLLAMEGRVELSRLRSGNMDDEDWARVSEATGRIIEWKNRLIIDDTSYQTPATLRARARRYVRKYGRPSLIMLDYLQLVRSPEQENRTQEIAEISRSLKALGKELGCPVLALSQLNRLVEQRADKRPNNGDLRDSGALEQDADLIMFIYRDEVYNPGTPDAGVAEIIVGKQRQGPTGTVKVKFDGRYTLFSEFQEGSYDFGYRSGRKQA, encoded by the coding sequence ATGTCTGAGATGATGATGCCCTGCTCTTATGAGGCTGAGCAGGCCGTACTGGGCGGACTGATGCTTGATAACGACCGGTGGGATGAGGTGATACTGCAAATCTCCCCGGAAGATTTGTTTTCCCGGCCGCACCGTATGGTCTTTCGCGTGATGGCCGAGCTGGCCGGAGAAGGGCTACCGCTCGATCTCATCACTATTACGGAACGGCTGGAGAACAGAGGCGACCTTGAACAGTGTGGCGGCTTTGCTTATCTGGCTGAAATGAGTAAAAACACGCCGTCTGCAGCCAATATCCTGGCATACGCCGGGGTGGTGGCGGAGAAAAGCCGCCTGCGGCAGCTGATGACTGTGGGTAACAGTCTTCTTTCCGATGTGCAAGCCCCGAAAGCCAGCTCGGCGGGCATTCTTGAGTCGGCCGAAGGTAAGTTGTTTAACATTGCCGAACAGGGAGCCATGCAGCTCAACAGTGAGACCGGTGTTAACGAGGCGCTGGATAAACTGCTGACGCAGCTGGAAAGCATGTCCGCCAGTGACGGCCTCACCGGGACACCGACAGGGTTCAGTGAACTGGACGCGATGACCTGTGGTCTCCAGCCCGGCGATCTGGCCCTGCTGGCCGCCCGTCCTTCCATGGGGAAAACGTCGCTGGCCATGGCCGCCTGCACAGCGGCCGTGAGCGCAAAACCTGACGATCACGTCTTTGTGTTCAGTCTTGAAATGCCCTCAGAGCAGCTGATGATGCGCCTGCTGGCGATGGAAGGCCGGGTGGAACTGTCCCGGCTTCGCAGCGGCAACATGGATGATGAAGACTGGGCTCGCGTGTCCGAGGCAACCGGTCGCATTATTGAGTGGAAAAACCGTCTGATCATTGATGATACCAGTTACCAGACCCCGGCCACACTGCGCGCCCGCGCCCGTCGCTATGTCCGCAAATACGGCAGACCCTCTCTCATCATGCTGGACTATCTGCAGCTTGTCCGCTCCCCCGAGCAGGAAAACCGCACGCAGGAAATAGCGGAAATTTCCCGCTCGCTTAAGGCGCTCGGTAAAGAGCTGGGCTGTCCGGTACTGGCGCTTTCCCAGCTCAACCGCCTGGTGGAGCAGCGGGCCGATAAACGCCCCAATAATGGTGACCTGCGTGACTCCGGTGCGCTGGAGCAGGATGCGGACCTCATCATGTTTATTTACCGGGATGAGGTTTATAACCCCGGCACCCCTGATGCCGGGGTGGCTGAGATCATTGTCGGCAAGCAGCGGCAGGGGCCAACCGGCACGGTAAAAGTCAAATTTGACGGGCGTTACACCCTCTTTTCGGAGTTTCAGGAAGGCAGCTATGACTTCGGTTACCGCAGCGGGAGGAAACAGGCATGA